A stretch of Pseudomonas sp. LRP2-20 DNA encodes these proteins:
- the catA gene encoding catechol 1,2-dioxygenase: MTVKISHTADIQKFFEEAAGFGNDQGSPRLKRIIQRVLQDTARLIEDLEVSEDEFWHAVDYLNRLGGRGEAGLLVAGLGIEHFLDLLQDAKDAEVGLTGGTPRTIEGPLYVAGAPLAHGEVRMDDGSEDGVATVMFLEGQVLDPQGQPLAGAIVDLWHANTRGTYSFFDQSQSEYNLRRRIVTDADGRYRARSIVPSGYGCDPQGPTQECLDLLGRHGQRPAHVHFFISAPGHRHLTTQINLAGDKYLWDDFAYATRDGLVGEVVFHEGADGRHAELKFDFQLQKAKANADEQRSGRPRALQEA; encoded by the coding sequence ATGACCGTGAAGATTTCCCATACTGCCGATATCCAGAAGTTCTTCGAAGAAGCCGCCGGCTTTGGCAATGACCAAGGCAGCCCGCGCCTGAAGCGCATCATCCAGCGTGTGCTGCAAGACACCGCGCGCCTGATCGAAGACCTGGAGGTCAGCGAAGACGAATTCTGGCATGCCGTTGACTACCTGAACCGTCTCGGCGGGCGCGGTGAAGCCGGGCTGCTGGTGGCGGGCCTGGGCATCGAGCATTTCCTCGACCTGCTGCAGGATGCCAAGGATGCCGAAGTCGGTTTGACCGGCGGCACCCCGCGCACCATCGAAGGCCCGCTGTACGTGGCGGGCGCGCCGCTCGCCCACGGTGAAGTGCGCATGGACGACGGCAGCGAGGACGGCGTGGCTACCGTCATGTTCCTCGAGGGCCAGGTGCTCGACCCACAGGGGCAGCCGCTGGCCGGCGCCATCGTTGACCTGTGGCATGCCAACACGCGTGGCACTTACTCGTTCTTCGATCAAAGCCAGTCCGAGTACAACCTGCGCCGACGCATCGTCACCGATGCCGACGGCCGCTACCGCGCGCGATCCATCGTGCCGTCAGGCTATGGCTGCGATCCCCAGGGCCCGACCCAGGAATGCCTGGACCTGCTCGGCCGCCATGGTCAGCGCCCGGCCCACGTGCACTTCTTCATCTCGGCACCGGGGCACCGCCACCTGACCACGCAGATCAACCTGGCGGGGGACAAGTACCTGTGGGATGACTTTGCCTATGCCACCCGTGACGGGCTGGTGGGTGAAGTGGTGTTCCATGAAGGGGCTGATGGCCGCCATGCCGAGTTGAAGTTCGACTTCCAGTTGCAGAAGGCCAAGGCCAATGCCGATGAGCAGCGCAGCGGGCGGCCGCGAGCACTGCAGGAGGCCTGA
- the catC gene encoding muconolactone Delta-isomerase has product MLFHVKMTVKLPVDMDPAKAAQLKADEKELAQRLQREGTWRHLWRIAGHYANYSVFDVPSVEALHDTLMQLPLFPYMDIEVDGLCRHPSSIHSDDR; this is encoded by the coding sequence ATGCTGTTCCACGTGAAGATGACCGTGAAACTGCCGGTCGACATGGACCCGGCCAAGGCCGCGCAACTGAAGGCCGACGAGAAGGAACTGGCCCAGCGCCTGCAGCGCGAGGGCACCTGGCGCCACCTGTGGCGCATTGCCGGGCACTACGCCAACTACAGCGTGTTCGACGTGCCCAGCGTCGAGGCGCTGCACGACACGCTGATGCAGCTGCCGCTGTTCCCGTACATGGACATCGAGGTCGACGGCCTGTGCCGCCACCCGTCGTCGATCCACAGCGATGACCGCTGA
- a CDS encoding muconate cycloisomerase family protein, which yields MTSPTIERLDAIIVDLPTIRPHKLAMHTMQQQTLVVLRLRCSDGVEGIGEATTIGGLAYGYESPEGIKANIDAYLAPALIGLPADNINAAMLKLDKLAKGNTFAKSGIESALLDAQGKRLGLPVSELLGGRVRDSLEVAWTLASGDTARDIGEAEHMLDIRRHRVFKLKIGANPLEQDLKHVVAIKRELGERASVRVDVNQYWDESQAIRACQVLGDNGIDLIEQPILRINRGGQVRLNQRSPAPIMADESIESVEDAFSLAAEGAASIFALKIAKNGGPRAVLRTAQIAEAAGIALYGGTMLEGSIGTLASAHAFLTLRQLTWGTELFGPLLLTEEIVNEPPQYRDFQLHVPRTPGLGLTLDEQRLTRFARR from the coding sequence ATGACAAGCCCGACCATCGAACGGCTGGACGCAATCATTGTCGACCTGCCGACCATCCGCCCGCACAAGCTGGCGATGCACACCATGCAGCAGCAAACCCTGGTGGTGCTGCGTCTGCGCTGCAGCGACGGCGTCGAAGGCATCGGCGAGGCCACCACCATCGGCGGCCTGGCCTACGGCTACGAAAGCCCCGAGGGCATCAAGGCCAACATCGACGCGTACCTGGCACCCGCGCTGATCGGCCTGCCAGCGGACAACATCAACGCCGCCATGCTCAAGCTCGACAAGCTGGCCAAGGGCAACACCTTCGCCAAGTCCGGCATCGAAAGCGCCTTGCTCGACGCCCAAGGCAAGCGCCTCGGCCTGCCGGTCAGCGAACTGCTCGGCGGGCGTGTGCGTGACAGCCTGGAAGTGGCCTGGACCCTGGCCAGCGGCGACACCGCCCGCGACATCGGCGAAGCCGAACACATGCTGGACATCCGCAGGCACCGGGTATTCAAGCTTAAGATCGGCGCCAACCCGCTGGAGCAGGACCTGAAACACGTGGTGGCGATCAAGCGCGAGCTGGGCGAGCGTGCCAGCGTGCGTGTGGACGTCAACCAGTACTGGGACGAATCGCAAGCCATCCGCGCCTGCCAGGTGCTCGGCGACAACGGCATCGACCTGATCGAACAGCCGATCTTGCGCATCAACCGCGGCGGCCAGGTGCGCCTGAACCAACGCAGCCCGGCGCCGATCATGGCCGACGAATCCATCGAGAGCGTCGAGGACGCCTTCAGCCTGGCCGCCGAGGGTGCTGCCAGCATCTTCGCCCTGAAGATCGCCAAGAACGGCGGCCCGCGCGCCGTGCTGCGCACCGCGCAGATCGCCGAAGCGGCGGGCATCGCCCTGTACGGCGGGACCATGCTCGAAGGCTCGATCGGCACCCTGGCCTCGGCCCATGCCTTCCTCACCCTGCGCCAGCTGACCTGGGGCACCGAACTGTTCGGGCCGCTGCTGCTGACCGAAGAGATCGTCAACGAGCCGCCGCAGTACCGCGACTTCCAGCTGCACGTGCCACGCACCCCGGGCCTGGGCCTGACCCTTGACGAACAACGCCTGACGCGCTTTGCCCGCCGCTGA
- a CDS encoding MFS transporter has product MRTLDVHPIIDNARFTSFHWLIMALCGLLLIFDGYDLFIYGVVLPVIMKEWGLTPLQAGALGSYALFGMMFGALAFGSLADRIGRKKGIAICFALFSGATILSGFASSPGEFGIYRFIAGLGCGGLMPNAVALMNEYAPKRLRSTLVAIMFSGYSLGGMLSAGVGIFMLPRFGWESMFFAAAVPLLLLPVILYYLPESIGFLVRQGRTGDARKLLKRLDPGCDVQADDLLQATDRKGGGTSVLELFRNGLAIRTLALWLAFFCCLLMVYALSSWLPKLMANAGYSLGSSLSFLLALNFGGMAGAILGGWLGDRYNLVKVKVAFFIAAALSISLLGVNSPMPILYLLIFIAGATTIGTQILLYAGAAQLYGLSVRSTGLGWASGIGRNGAIVGPLLGGALMGINLPLQLNFIAFAIPGAIAALAMAVHLASGRRQAQVATA; this is encoded by the coding sequence ATGCGAACCCTTGACGTACACCCGATCATCGACAACGCCCGCTTCACGTCCTTTCACTGGCTGATCATGGCCCTGTGCGGCCTGCTGTTGATATTCGACGGCTACGACCTGTTCATCTACGGCGTGGTGCTGCCGGTGATCATGAAAGAGTGGGGCCTGACCCCGTTGCAGGCCGGCGCACTGGGCAGCTACGCGCTGTTCGGCATGATGTTCGGCGCCCTGGCGTTCGGCAGCCTGGCCGACCGCATCGGGCGCAAGAAAGGGATCGCCATCTGTTTCGCCTTGTTCTCCGGGGCGACCATCCTCAGCGGCTTTGCCAGCAGCCCCGGTGAGTTCGGCATCTACCGCTTCATCGCCGGTCTCGGCTGCGGCGGCCTGATGCCCAATGCCGTGGCGCTGATGAACGAATACGCACCCAAACGCCTGCGCAGCACGCTGGTGGCGATCATGTTCAGCGGCTATTCCCTGGGCGGCATGCTCTCGGCAGGTGTCGGTATCTTCATGCTGCCGCGTTTTGGCTGGGAATCGATGTTCTTTGCCGCGGCGGTACCGCTGCTGCTGTTGCCGGTCATCCTTTACTACCTGCCAGAGTCCATTGGCTTTCTGGTGCGACAGGGACGGACCGGTGATGCCCGCAAGTTGCTCAAGCGCCTGGACCCAGGCTGCGATGTGCAAGCGGACGACCTGCTGCAGGCAACCGATCGCAAAGGTGGCGGCACCTCGGTGCTGGAATTGTTCCGCAATGGCTTGGCGATCCGCACCCTGGCCCTGTGGCTGGCGTTCTTCTGCTGCCTGCTGATGGTCTACGCCCTGAGTTCATGGCTGCCAAAGCTGATGGCCAACGCGGGCTACAGCCTGGGGTCGAGCCTGTCGTTCCTGCTGGCGTTGAACTTCGGCGGCATGGCCGGGGCAATTCTCGGCGGCTGGCTGGGTGATCGCTACAACCTGGTCAAGGTCAAGGTGGCCTTCTTCATCGCGGCGGCGCTGTCGATCAGCCTGCTCGGCGTCAACAGCCCGATGCCCATTCTCTACCTGCTGATCTTCATCGCCGGGGCCACCACCATCGGTACGCAGATCCTGCTGTATGCCGGTGCTGCCCAGCTCTACGGGCTGTCGGTGCGTTCCACCGGCCTTGGCTGGGCCTCAGGAATAGGCCGTAACGGCGCCATCGTCGGCCCGCTGCTCGGCGGTGCGCTGATGGGCATCAACCTGCCGCTGCAACTCAATTTCATCGCCTTCGCCATCCCCGGCGCGATCGCCGCGCTGGCCATGGCCGTGCACCTGGCCAGCGGCCGGCGCCAGGCGCAAGTGGCGACGGCCTGA
- a CDS encoding 1,6-dihydroxycyclohexa-2,4-diene-1-carboxylate dehydrogenase → MNNRFQGKVALVTGAAQGIGRGVCWRLKAEGAQVVAVDRSELVHELAGEGMLTLTADLELHADCARVMATAVETYGRLDILVNNVGGTIWAKPFEHYEVEQIEAEVRRSLFPTLWCCHAALPYMLERGSGAIVNVSSIATRGVNRVPYGAAKGGVNALTACLAFETAGRGIRVNATAPGGTEAPPRRVPRNNSEQSEQDKAWYQQIVDQTLQSSLMHRYGSIDEQVGAILFLASDEASYITGVTLPVGGGDLG, encoded by the coding sequence ATGAACAACAGATTCCAAGGCAAGGTTGCCCTGGTCACCGGCGCCGCCCAAGGCATTGGCCGCGGTGTGTGTTGGCGGCTCAAGGCCGAAGGCGCGCAGGTGGTGGCGGTGGACCGTTCCGAGCTGGTCCACGAGCTGGCCGGGGAGGGCATGCTGACCCTCACCGCCGACCTCGAACTGCATGCCGATTGCGCCCGGGTCATGGCCACGGCGGTGGAAACCTACGGCCGCCTCGACATCCTGGTCAACAACGTCGGCGGCACCATCTGGGCCAAGCCCTTCGAGCACTATGAAGTGGAGCAGATCGAGGCCGAAGTGCGCCGCTCGCTGTTCCCGACCCTGTGGTGCTGCCATGCCGCGCTGCCGTACATGCTCGAACGCGGCAGTGGCGCCATCGTCAACGTCTCGTCGATCGCCACCCGTGGCGTCAACCGCGTGCCCTACGGCGCGGCCAAGGGCGGGGTCAACGCACTCACCGCGTGCCTGGCCTTCGAAACCGCTGGCCGCGGCATCCGCGTCAACGCCACCGCCCCCGGCGGCACCGAGGCGCCACCGCGCCGGGTACCGCGCAACAACAGCGAGCAGAGCGAGCAGGACAAGGCCTGGTACCAGCAGATCGTCGACCAGACCCTGCAGAGCAGCCTGATGCACCGCTACGGCAGCATCGACGAGCAGGTCGGCGCCATCCTCTTCCTGGCGTCCGACGAGGCCTCCTATATCACCGGCGTGACCTTGCCGGTGGGGGGCGGTGATCTCGGCTGA
- the benC gene encoding benzoate 1,2-dioxygenase electron transfer component BenC → MSFQIALNFEDGVTRFIEASGHETVADAAYRQGINIPLDCRDGACGTCKCKAESGRYDLGDNFIEDALSADEIAEGYVLTCQMRAESDCVVRIPASSQLCKTEQASFEAAISDVRQLSASTIALSIKGEALSRLAFLPGQYVNLKVPGSDQSRAYSFSSLQKDGEVSFLIRNVPGGLMSSFLTSLAKAGDSMSLAGPLGSFYLRPIQRPLLLLAGGTGLAPFTAMLEKIAEQGSEHPLHLIYGVTNDFDLVELDRLQALAARIPNFTFSACVANPDSQYPQKGYVTQHIAPQHLNDGDVDVYLCGPPPMVEAVSQYIREQGITPANFYYEKFAAAAA, encoded by the coding sequence ATGAGCTTCCAGATCGCACTTAATTTCGAAGACGGGGTCACCCGCTTCATCGAGGCCAGCGGCCATGAGACCGTGGCCGACGCCGCCTACCGCCAGGGCATCAACATCCCGCTGGACTGCCGTGACGGCGCCTGCGGCACCTGCAAGTGCAAGGCCGAATCCGGGCGTTACGACCTGGGCGACAACTTCATCGAAGACGCCCTGAGCGCAGACGAAATCGCCGAGGGCTACGTGCTGACCTGCCAGATGCGCGCCGAAAGCGATTGCGTGGTGCGCATACCGGCTTCGTCGCAGCTGTGCAAGACCGAACAGGCCAGTTTCGAAGCGGCCATCAGCGATGTGCGCCAGCTGTCGGCCAGCACCATCGCCTTGTCGATCAAGGGCGAGGCATTGAGCCGCCTGGCGTTCCTGCCGGGGCAATACGTCAACCTCAAGGTGCCAGGCAGCGACCAGAGCCGCGCCTATTCCTTCAGCTCGCTGCAGAAGGACGGCGAGGTCAGCTTCCTGATCCGCAATGTGCCGGGCGGCCTGATGAGCAGCTTCCTCACCAGCCTGGCCAAGGCCGGCGACAGCATGAGCCTGGCCGGCCCGCTGGGCAGTTTCTACCTGCGGCCGATCCAGCGCCCGCTGTTGCTGCTGGCCGGGGGTACCGGGCTGGCGCCGTTCACGGCGATGCTGGAGAAGATCGCCGAGCAGGGCAGCGAACACCCACTGCACCTGATCTACGGGGTCACCAACGATTTCGACCTGGTCGAGCTGGACCGCCTGCAGGCACTGGCCGCGCGCATCCCCAACTTCACCTTCAGCGCCTGCGTGGCCAACCCCGACAGCCAGTACCCGCAGAAGGGCTACGTGACCCAGCACATCGCGCCGCAGCACCTCAATGACGGCGATGTCGATGTGTACCTGTGCGGCCCGCCACCGATGGTCGAGGCGGTGAGCCAGTACATCCGCGAGCAGGGCATCACCCCGGCGAACTTCTACTACGAGAAGTTCGCGGCGGCTGCGGCCTGA
- the benB gene encoding benzoate 1,2-dioxygenase small subunit — MSLHDTVRDFLYREARYLDDAQWDQWLELYASDATFWMPSWDDDDTLTEDPQSEISLIWYGNRGGLEDRVFRIKTERSSATVPDTRTSHNISNIEIVEQGEGSCQVRFNWHTLSFRYKTTDSYFGTSFYTLDLRGEQPLIKAKKVVLKNDYVRQVIDIYHI, encoded by the coding sequence ATGAGCCTGCATGACACCGTGCGCGACTTCCTGTACCGCGAGGCGCGCTACCTGGACGATGCCCAGTGGGACCAGTGGCTGGAACTGTACGCCAGCGACGCAACCTTCTGGATGCCGTCCTGGGACGATGACGACACCCTGACCGAAGACCCACAGAGCGAAATCTCGCTGATCTGGTATGGCAACCGTGGCGGCCTCGAAGACCGCGTGTTCCGCATCAAGACCGAGCGCTCCAGTGCGACCGTGCCGGACACCCGCACCTCGCACAACATCAGCAACATCGAGATTGTCGAGCAGGGCGAAGGCAGCTGCCAGGTGCGCTTCAACTGGCACACCCTGAGCTTTCGCTACAAGACCACCGACAGCTACTTCGGTACCAGCTTCTACACCCTCGACCTGCGCGGCGAGCAGCCGCTGATCAAGGCCAAGAAGGTGGTGCTGAAGAACGACTACGTGCGTCAGGTCATCGACATCTACCACATCTGA
- the benA gene encoding benzoate 1,2-dioxygenase large subunit, which produces MSLGFDYLNAMLEDDRETGVYRCKREMFTDPRLFDLEMKHIFEGNWIYLAHESQIPEKNDFLTLTMGRQPIFIARNKDGELNAFLNACSHRGAMLCRHKRGNRASYTCPFHGWTFNNSGKLLKVKDPSNAGYPDSFNCDGSHDLTKVARFESYRGFLFGSLNADVKPLVEHLGESAKIIDMIVDQSPEGLEVLRGASSYIYEGNWKLTAENGADGYHVSSVHWNYAATQNQRKQREAGDEIKTMSAGAWAKQGGGFYSFDHGHLLLWTRWANPEDRPAFERRDQLAADFGQARADWMIENSRNLCLYPNVYLMDQFSSQIRIARPISVNKTEITIYCIAPKGESADARAKRIRQYEDFFNVSGMATPDDLEEFRSCQTGYGGGTGWNDMSRGAQHWVEGADEAAKEIELKPLLSGVRTEDEGLFVLQHKYWQDTMIKALEQEQQLIPVEAVQ; this is translated from the coding sequence ATGTCCCTGGGATTCGACTACCTCAATGCCATGCTTGAGGACGACCGTGAAACCGGCGTCTATCGCTGCAAACGCGAGATGTTCACTGACCCGCGCCTGTTCGACCTGGAGATGAAGCACATCTTCGAGGGCAACTGGATCTACCTGGCCCACGAAAGCCAGATCCCCGAAAAGAACGACTTCCTCACCCTGACCATGGGGCGCCAGCCGATCTTCATCGCGCGCAACAAGGACGGGGAGCTCAATGCCTTCCTCAATGCCTGCAGTCACCGCGGCGCCATGCTGTGCCGGCATAAGCGCGGCAACCGCGCCAGCTACACCTGCCCGTTCCACGGTTGGACCTTCAACAACAGCGGCAAGCTGCTCAAGGTCAAAGACCCGAGCAATGCCGGCTACCCCGACAGCTTCAACTGCGACGGCTCCCACGACCTGACCAAGGTCGCCCGTTTCGAGTCGTACCGTGGCTTCCTGTTCGGCAGCCTGAATGCCGACGTCAAGCCGCTGGTCGAGCACCTCGGCGAGTCGGCGAAGATCATCGACATGATCGTCGACCAGTCCCCCGAAGGCCTGGAGGTACTGCGCGGTGCCAGCTCGTACATCTACGAGGGCAACTGGAAACTCACCGCCGAGAACGGCGCCGACGGCTACCACGTCAGCTCCGTGCACTGGAACTACGCCGCCACCCAGAACCAGCGCAAGCAGCGCGAAGCGGGTGACGAGATCAAGACCATGAGCGCCGGCGCCTGGGCCAAGCAGGGGGGTGGCTTCTATTCCTTCGACCACGGCCACCTGCTGCTGTGGACCCGTTGGGCCAACCCCGAAGACCGCCCAGCCTTCGAGCGCCGCGACCAGCTGGCCGCCGACTTCGGCCAGGCCCGCGCCGACTGGATGATCGAGAACTCGCGCAACCTGTGCCTGTACCCCAACGTCTACCTGATGGACCAGTTCAGCTCGCAGATCCGCATCGCCCGGCCGATTTCGGTGAACAAGACCGAAATCACCATCTACTGCATCGCGCCGAAGGGCGAGAGTGCCGATGCCCGGGCCAAGCGCATCCGCCAGTACGAAGACTTCTTCAACGTCAGTGGCATGGCCACCCCGGATGACCTGGAAGAGTTCCGTTCGTGCCAGACCGGCTACGGCGGCGGCACCGGCTGGAACGACATGTCCCGTGGCGCGCAGCACTGGGTCGAAGGCGCCGATGAGGCCGCCAAGGAAATCGAACTCAAGCCGCTGCTGTCGGGCGTGCGCACCGAGGACGAAGGCTTGTTCGTGCTGCAGCACAAGTACTGGCAGGACACCATGATCAAAGCCCTCGAACAGGAACAGCAACTGATCCCCGTGGAGGCCGTGCAATGA
- a CDS encoding 3-deoxy-7-phosphoheptulonate synthase: MQASNLALPLTQPHAANTTVSQRLPSPHLLKQQMPLSSELAHQVHSHRQAIRAILEGRDERLLVVVGPCSIHDPRSALEYADRLAALSRDVDDKLLLVMRAYVEKPRTTVGWKGLAYDPHLDGSDDMHAGIALSRGLMLSMIERGLPIATELLQPMAAGYFDDLLGWAAIGARTTESQVHREMVSGLELPVGFKNGTDGGVGIACDAMRSAAAPHRHFGMDAQGYPAIIETLGNPDTHLVLRGGHKGPNYDANSIAQARQGLAKAGLQARIMVDCSHANSGKDPARQPAVFEDVLAQRLAGDRSIVGVMLEGHLFDGCQALGKGALKYGVSITDGCLGWSATEALLREAAARM; the protein is encoded by the coding sequence ATGCAAGCCTCGAACCTCGCTCTGCCCCTGACCCAACCGCACGCTGCCAACACCACCGTCAGCCAGCGCCTGCCCAGCCCGCACCTGCTCAAGCAGCAGATGCCGCTGTCCAGCGAACTCGCCCACCAGGTCCATAGCCACCGCCAGGCCATCCGCGCCATCCTCGAAGGCCGCGATGAGCGCCTGCTGGTAGTCGTTGGCCCCTGCTCGATCCACGACCCCCGCTCGGCCCTGGAATACGCCGACCGCCTGGCCGCCCTAAGCCGTGACGTCGATGACAAGCTGCTGCTGGTGATGCGCGCCTACGTGGAAAAACCCCGCACCACGGTGGGCTGGAAAGGCCTGGCCTACGACCCGCACCTGGACGGCAGCGACGACATGCATGCCGGCATCGCCCTGTCCCGTGGCTTGATGCTGAGCATGATCGAACGCGGCCTGCCGATCGCCACCGAGTTGCTGCAACCGATGGCCGCCGGCTACTTCGACGACCTGCTGGGCTGGGCGGCGATTGGCGCCCGCACCACCGAATCGCAGGTTCACCGGGAAATGGTCAGCGGCCTGGAACTGCCGGTGGGCTTCAAGAATGGCACCGACGGCGGCGTCGGCATCGCCTGTGACGCCATGCGCAGCGCTGCGGCGCCACACCGCCACTTCGGCATGGATGCGCAGGGCTACCCGGCAATCATCGAAACCCTGGGCAACCCGGACACCCACCTGGTGCTGCGCGGCGGCCACAAGGGCCCGAACTACGATGCCAACAGCATCGCCCAGGCCCGTCAGGGCTTGGCCAAGGCCGGCTTGCAGGCCCGCATCATGGTCGACTGCAGCCATGCCAACAGCGGCAAGGACCCTGCCCGCCAGCCAGCGGTATTCGAGGACGTGCTGGCCCAACGCCTGGCCGGTGACCGCTCGATTGTCGGGGTCATGCTCGAAGGCCACCTGTTCGACGGTTGCCAGGCCCTGGGCAAGGGCGCGCTGAAATACGGCGTGTCGATCACCGATGGCTGCCTGGGCTGGAGCGCGACCGAAGCCCTGCTGCGCGAGGCCGCTGCACGTATGTGA
- a CDS encoding peptidylprolyl isomerase: MARATARHILVASEEKCNELKAQIEAGADFAEIAKANSTCPSSRQGGDLGSFGPGQMVKEFDTVVFSAPVNTVQGPVKTQFGYHLLEVTSRQD, translated from the coding sequence ATGGCACGCGCCACCGCCCGTCACATCCTCGTTGCCAGCGAAGAGAAGTGCAACGAACTCAAAGCCCAGATCGAAGCCGGTGCCGACTTCGCTGAAATCGCCAAGGCCAACTCCACCTGCCCGTCCAGCCGCCAGGGCGGTGACCTGGGCTCGTTCGGCCCAGGCCAGATGGTCAAGGAATTCGACACCGTGGTGTTCAGCGCCCCGGTCAACACCGTACAGGGCCCGGTGAAGACCCAGTTCGGCTACCACCTGCTGGAAGTGACCAGCCGCCAGGACTAA
- a CDS encoding extracellular solute-binding protein: MIIPVGAGLPANRPEQSARLTGRTYSRASPLPQVLLGVWMLCMGWLAQAAPTHALTVYGEAPRYGESFRHFDYVNPDAPKGGLMRRSAIEIGQFDHILPYIDKGIGVSEVDGWLYAPLAQRSFDEPYTVYGLIARRMERGPDDAWLRFEIDPKATFADGKPVRAEDVRFSFDKLMAEGSLKYRTQFADVAGVTVEGPRQVRFDFKQPHGRTLALDLASLPVLPEHDWANRDFVNGAGFDKPVGSGPYRIGRIDNGRSITFERDPNWWAKDLPVNRGRYNFEHIRIEYFGDTEVARQVLKGGGYDYNREFSATAYTLGYNGAQLDDGRLQRAHLGPAKPQAAQGFVFNLDRPQFKDRRVRQALAMLWDFEWSNRQMMRNMYIRQQSVFSNTALAARALPDAGELKLLEPLRGRVPDEVFNQVFTAPVTDGSGIIRPQQLQALALLQQAGWHPDGDRLVNAQGEPLAFTFLNGQSGMERLLLPWKRNLAQIGITLNIRNVDSAQYVNRLMARDYDMIVTGYSVTLSPGAELYNYFGSAAANDPGSNNLMVLKDPVVDQLIDGLVRADTQADMLHHAHALDRVLQWNYYWIPNYYPPGSSTVWWNRFGLPKTQPAYDEGLDSWWEISPTALTNAQMAERQKAKP, from the coding sequence ATGATTATCCCTGTGGGAGCGGGCTTGCCCGCGAATAGGCCTGAGCAGTCAGCACGGTTGACTGGGCGGACCTATTCGCGGGCAAGCCCGCTCCCACAGGTCCTTCTGGGGGTCTGGATGCTGTGCATGGGCTGGCTGGCCCAGGCCGCACCTACTCACGCTTTGACTGTTTACGGCGAAGCCCCCCGCTACGGCGAAAGCTTCCGCCACTTCGACTACGTCAACCCCGACGCCCCCAAAGGTGGCCTGATGCGCCGCTCGGCCATCGAGATCGGCCAGTTCGACCATATCCTGCCGTACATCGACAAAGGCATCGGCGTCAGCGAAGTCGATGGCTGGCTGTACGCGCCCCTGGCGCAACGCTCGTTCGACGAGCCTTATACCGTCTACGGCCTGATTGCCCGGCGCATGGAACGTGGCCCGGATGACGCCTGGCTGCGCTTCGAGATCGACCCCAAGGCAACCTTCGCCGATGGCAAGCCGGTGCGCGCCGAAGATGTGCGCTTCAGCTTCGACAAGCTGATGGCCGAAGGCAGCCTCAAGTACCGCACCCAGTTCGCCGATGTCGCCGGGGTCACGGTCGAAGGCCCGCGCCAGGTACGCTTCGACTTCAAGCAGCCCCACGGCCGTACCCTGGCCCTGGACCTGGCCAGCCTGCCAGTACTGCCCGAGCACGACTGGGCCAACCGCGACTTCGTCAACGGCGCCGGCTTCGACAAGCCGGTCGGCAGCGGCCCGTATCGCATTGGGCGCATCGACAACGGCCGCAGCATCACCTTCGAACGCGACCCGAACTGGTGGGCCAAGGACCTGCCGGTCAATCGCGGGCGCTACAACTTCGAACACATCCGCATCGAATACTTCGGCGACACCGAAGTGGCGCGTCAGGTGCTCAAGGGTGGCGGCTACGACTACAACCGCGAGTTTTCCGCCACCGCCTACACCCTGGGCTACAACGGCGCACAGCTGGACGATGGCCGCCTGCAGCGCGCGCACCTCGGCCCGGCCAAGCCGCAGGCGGCCCAGGGCTTCGTGTTCAACCTGGACAGGCCACAGTTCAAGGACCGCCGTGTGCGTCAGGCGCTGGCCATGCTCTGGGACTTCGAGTGGAGCAACCGGCAGATGATGCGCAACATGTACATCCGCCAGCAGAGCGTGTTCTCCAACACGGCATTGGCCGCCCGCGCGCTGCCGGATGCAGGCGAGCTCAAGCTGCTCGAACCGCTGCGCGGTCGGGTGCCGGACGAAGTCTTCAACCAAGTCTTCACCGCGCCGGTCACCGATGGCTCGGGCATCATCCGCCCGCAACAACTGCAGGCGCTGGCCTTGTTGCAACAGGCCGGCTGGCACCCCGATGGCGATCGCCTGGTCAATGCCCAGGGCGAGCCGCTGGCATTCACCTTCCTCAACGGCCAGTCCGGCATGGAGCGTTTGCTGCTGCCGTGGAAGCGCAACCTGGCACAGATCGGCATCACCTTGAACATCCGCAACGTCGACTCGGCGCAGTATGTGAACCGGCTGATGGCCCGCGACTACGACATGATCGTCACCGGCTATTCGGTCACCCTGTCGCCGGGCGCCGAGCTGTACAACTACTTTGGTTCGGCCGCCGCCAACGACCCAGGTTCGAACAACCTGATGGTGCTCAAGGACCCGGTGGTGGACCAGCTGATCGACGGCCTGGTACGCGCCGACACCCAGGCCGACATGCTGCACCACGCCCATGCACTGGACCGGGTGCTGCAATGGAACTACTACTGGATCCCCAACTATTACCCGCCGGGCAGCTCGACGGTGTGGTGGAACCGCTTTGGCCTGCCGAAAACCCAGCCCGCCTATGACGAAGGCCTGGACAGCTGGTGGGAAATCAGCCCGACGGCGCTGACCAACGCGCAGATGGCCGAACGACAGAAGGCCAAGCCATGA